The Halomonas sp. KG2 genome contains a region encoding:
- a CDS encoding YciK family oxidoreductase: MSCKIDYQPASNLLENRVVLVTGAGDGIGRAAALTYARHGATVILLGRTIAKLERVYDEIEAEGGPQPAIFPLNFEGATLKDFHDMAETLDKEFGRLDGLLHNAGLLGRITPFEQYNPELWEQVMQVNINGPIWMTQALLPLLQQSADASVVFTSSSVGRKGRAYWGAYSVSKFATEGFVEVLADELENQSTVRVNTLNPGATRTQMRRTAYPGEDPLTLRTPEEIMPTYLWLMGPDSTGVSGQKFDAQPPRA, from the coding sequence ATGAGCTGCAAAATCGACTATCAACCAGCGTCCAATCTTTTGGAAAACCGCGTCGTGTTGGTAACCGGTGCGGGTGATGGAATTGGACGTGCGGCTGCACTTACCTACGCCCGCCATGGGGCAACTGTGATACTGCTTGGCCGCACGATAGCCAAGCTTGAGCGTGTCTACGATGAAATTGAAGCAGAGGGCGGACCACAGCCTGCAATTTTTCCGCTCAACTTTGAGGGCGCAACGCTCAAAGACTTTCACGATATGGCTGAAACGCTGGACAAAGAGTTTGGCCGTTTAGATGGATTGCTGCATAACGCTGGCTTGCTAGGCAGAATTACGCCTTTTGAGCAGTACAATCCAGAGCTGTGGGAACAAGTCATGCAGGTCAATATCAATGGGCCTATTTGGATGACCCAAGCGTTGCTACCACTGCTTCAGCAGTCAGCTGATGCTTCTGTGGTCTTCACCTCATCAAGCGTTGGACGAAAAGGCCGGGCCTACTGGGGGGCATATTCGGTTTCAAAGTTCGCCACTGAAGGTTTTGTGGAAGTGCTTGCTGACGAACTTGAAAACCAGTCTACTGTGCGGGTTAATACGTTAAACCCAGGGGCAACACGTACCCAAATGCGCCGGACTGCTTACCCAGGTGAAGATCCGTTGACGCTGCGTACCCCTGAAGAAATTATGCCTACCTACTTATGGCTTATGGGGCCAGACAGCACGGGGGTTAGTGGCCAGAAGTTTGACGCTCAACCACCACGTGCATAA
- the ybgF gene encoding tol-pal system protein YbgF has translation MNHSLKRYFERLCGAGAIVLPLSVLPLTAFGQQPLVQDLSSGSGFYQQTQRQEASGGNLVLFNQVQEHQTEIQQLRGQIEELRHQLEQLRRQSQQQYLDIEDRLMNSGPSQIEQSTPAVEPEAAEQVANAPSARNVSEDAQADYQAAFAHVQARQFADAINAFKAFVTDHPDSSLTSNGYYWLGELYAAEGELSAADESFSRVIEQYSGSSKVPDALYKLGLVKARQGEAERSRELLEQVRDDYPQSSAAGLANDFLRQSAG, from the coding sequence ATGAATCACAGTCTCAAACGTTATTTTGAGAGGCTGTGCGGTGCGGGAGCCATAGTGCTCCCGCTGTCCGTATTGCCCTTGACAGCCTTTGGTCAACAGCCCCTCGTTCAAGACTTATCAAGCGGGTCTGGCTTTTATCAGCAAACCCAACGCCAGGAAGCATCGGGTGGTAACTTGGTACTCTTTAACCAAGTGCAAGAGCATCAGACAGAGATCCAGCAGCTACGTGGTCAAATTGAAGAACTGCGACACCAGTTAGAGCAGCTTCGTCGGCAATCACAGCAACAATACCTGGACATTGAAGATCGTTTGATGAATAGCGGTCCTAGCCAAATTGAACAATCGACGCCTGCAGTGGAGCCCGAGGCGGCAGAGCAAGTTGCCAACGCACCATCTGCGCGGAACGTCAGTGAAGACGCTCAGGCAGACTACCAAGCAGCGTTTGCCCACGTTCAAGCACGTCAATTCGCAGATGCGATCAATGCGTTTAAAGCATTTGTCACTGATCACCCCGACAGCAGTCTGACCTCGAACGGCTATTACTGGCTGGGGGAACTTTATGCTGCTGAAGGCGAACTTAGCGCTGCTGATGAATCATTTAGCCGTGTTATTGAGCAGTACAGCGGCAGCAGTAAAGTCCCCGATGCGCTTTATAAGCTAGGATTAGTAAAAGCACGGCAGGGCGAGGCTGAACGCAGTCGTGAACTGCTCGAACAAGTACGTGATGATTACCCGCAGAGTAGCGCGGCAGGACTTGCCAATGACTTTTTACGTCAGTCTGCAGGATAA
- the pal gene encoding peptidoglycan-associated lipoprotein Pal — translation MQLKPLARSLAVALSIVVIAGCSSTGGTQDGDSYGSQDGSGTGTSTSGAGTGGQYGSTSGSGAGAGQQADSRIPEVRTIYFDFDRDTIKGDYESVVMAHARYLRANPSAQVVLHGHTDERGTREYNMALGERRAGAVKRFLNIQGVSPSQMSVVSYGEERPAASGQGESAYSQNRRVVFNY, via the coding sequence ATGCAACTTAAACCGTTGGCTCGCTCATTGGCAGTAGCGTTATCTATCGTAGTAATCGCTGGCTGTTCCAGCACCGGCGGAACCCAGGACGGTGACTCTTATGGAAGCCAGGATGGCAGTGGCACAGGAACTAGCACCTCAGGTGCTGGCACTGGTGGCCAGTATGGCTCTACCTCTGGTTCTGGCGCAGGCGCTGGTCAACAAGCCGATTCACGCATTCCAGAAGTCCGTACTATCTATTTTGACTTTGACCGCGACACTATCAAGGGCGATTACGAATCAGTCGTGATGGCTCATGCTCGCTATTTGCGTGCTAATCCCAGCGCCCAAGTTGTTCTGCATGGCCACACCGACGAGCGTGGCACTCGCGAATACAACATGGCCCTTGGTGAGCGTCGTGCCGGAGCTGTTAAGCGGTTCTTAAATATTCAAGGCGTGTCTCCCTCGCAAATGAGCGTCGTGAGCTATGGTGAAGAGCGTCCGGCTGCTAGCGGCCAAGGTGAAAGTGCCTACTCTCAAAACCGTCGCGTCGTCTTTAACTACTGA
- the tolB gene encoding Tol-Pal system beta propeller repeat protein TolB produces the protein MQTISKVWLFCVLLFVSSYATANANLTIEITRGSDQALPIGIVPFAGGDNLPEDVAQIIQDDLERSGFFAPLERSAMFDRPSQADDVEFGTWRSLDVRYLVVGRAQQTNSGYQIQFELMDISGQRRMIGETVTANVNDLRGAAHYMSDQIFEEITDIRGAFSTKIAYVTAQGLGDNMQFGLYVADADGRNSQQVLTSDQPIMSPAWSPDGRKLAYVSFETERPAIYIQDVSTGQRIQATSFDGINGAPTWSPDGRKIAMSLSKDGQPEIYILDIGNRSVERITQNSSIDTEPTWAPDGRSLLFTSDRSGGPQIYEYLLGSGEANRITFTGNYNARARYSPDGEQIFLIHRSNRGYQVARQERDGGRLVVISETTRDESPSVAPNGTMVIFATQQGSNGVLSAVSADGRSSFRLPAAQGDVRDPAWSPFLN, from the coding sequence ATGCAAACCATAAGCAAAGTGTGGCTGTTTTGCGTGCTGCTATTCGTTAGTAGCTATGCAACTGCAAATGCAAACCTGACTATCGAAATAACACGTGGGAGCGACCAGGCTTTACCGATTGGTATCGTTCCCTTTGCAGGTGGCGATAACCTGCCTGAAGATGTGGCTCAAATCATTCAGGACGATCTTGAGCGCAGCGGCTTTTTTGCGCCCTTAGAACGCAGTGCCATGTTTGATAGGCCAAGCCAGGCGGATGACGTTGAGTTTGGCACTTGGCGTTCGCTTGATGTTCGATATTTGGTGGTAGGCCGAGCGCAACAGACAAATAGTGGTTACCAGATTCAGTTTGAGTTAATGGATATCAGTGGGCAGCGCCGTATGATTGGCGAAACGGTCACGGCAAATGTGAACGATTTGCGTGGTGCTGCTCACTATATGAGCGATCAAATTTTTGAAGAAATTACCGATATCCGGGGGGCTTTCTCAACTAAAATTGCTTATGTAACCGCTCAAGGGTTGGGCGATAACATGCAATTTGGCCTGTATGTGGCCGATGCGGATGGACGTAACAGTCAACAAGTGCTTACCTCCGACCAGCCGATTATGTCACCTGCATGGTCTCCCGATGGCCGGAAGCTGGCATACGTATCCTTTGAAACAGAGCGTCCAGCTATCTATATTCAAGATGTTTCAACGGGGCAACGGATACAGGCAACTTCTTTCGACGGTATTAATGGTGCCCCTACATGGTCACCTGATGGCCGCAAAATCGCTATGTCGCTGTCCAAAGATGGACAACCAGAAATTTACATCCTAGACATCGGTAATCGCTCAGTGGAGCGTATAACTCAAAACAGTAGCATTGATACCGAACCAACTTGGGCGCCCGATGGACGTAGTCTGCTGTTTACCTCTGACCGTAGCGGTGGACCACAGATTTATGAATACTTGCTAGGTAGCGGTGAAGCAAATCGCATTACATTTACCGGCAACTATAATGCGCGCGCGCGCTATTCACCTGACGGGGAGCAAATCTTTTTAATTCACCGCTCCAACCGTGGATACCAAGTTGCGCGTCAGGAGCGTGATGGAGGACGTCTTGTTGTAATAAGCGAAACAACAAGAGATGAATCTCCTAGTGTTGCGCCGAACGGGACCATGGTAATCTTCGCTACCCAACAGGGTAGTAATGGGGTGTTAAGTGCCGTTTCAGCGGATGGCCGCTCGTCATTTAGATTACCCGCAGCGCAGGGTGATGTTCGCGATCCCGCGTGGTCACCTTTTTTAAATTGA
- the tolA gene encoding cell envelope integrity protein TolA translates to MAIKPPRDPQDVGYTWPTVLAVAVHLLVVLFSLVSLPSSTAEPDSSSIVQATFVSTETFTDQAQQTTDQQAALNSSTDPDEAEPAPEPDASEQEALQQQADEAAAREEAQARAEEQARELQEAQAQAEAEAQRREEEAQRLAEQQEEAAQAREEAQREAEAEAQRQREAEAEAQRQREAEAEAQRQREAEAEAQRQREAEAEAQRQREAEAEAQRQREAEAEAQRQREAEAEAQRQREAEAEAQRQREAEAEAQRQREAEAAMQRQLEGEAQAAANAQQAQQAANGFINIVRRAVEQAWLIPAGASDAMSATIQVRLGPSGEVLLTTIATSSGDSAFDRSAMQAVEHAAPFSELRDLPAEQQRNLRQFNLRFTPGDVR, encoded by the coding sequence ATGGCAATCAAACCACCCCGTGACCCACAGGATGTTGGCTATACTTGGCCTACCGTCCTGGCGGTTGCGGTGCATCTATTAGTTGTGCTTTTTAGTTTGGTTAGTCTGCCAAGTTCTACGGCAGAGCCAGACTCATCCTCTATTGTGCAAGCGACCTTCGTCAGTACTGAAACATTCACTGACCAAGCACAGCAAACAACGGATCAACAAGCAGCTCTCAATAGTTCAACCGACCCCGATGAGGCTGAGCCAGCACCTGAGCCTGATGCAAGTGAGCAAGAAGCATTGCAGCAGCAGGCAGATGAGGCCGCTGCTAGAGAAGAAGCGCAAGCACGAGCAGAAGAGCAAGCTCGCGAGCTGCAAGAAGCTCAAGCTCAAGCCGAAGCCGAGGCACAGCGACGAGAAGAAGAAGCACAACGCCTAGCTGAACAGCAGGAAGAAGCGGCTCAAGCCAGAGAAGAGGCTCAACGTGAAGCCGAGGCAGAAGCTCAGCGCCAGCGGGAAGCCGAAGCAGAAGCTCAGCGCCAGCGGGAAGCCGAGGCAGAAGCTCAGCGCCAGCGGGAAGCCGAGGCAGAAGCCCAGCGCCAGCGGGAAGCTGAGGCAGAAGCTCAGCGCCAGCGGGAAGCCGAGGCAGAAGCTCAGCGCCAGCGGGAAGCCGAGGCAGAAGCTCAGCGCCAGCGTGAAGCCGAGGCAGAAGCTCAGCGCCAGCGTGAAGCCGAGGCAGAAGCCCAGCGCCAGCGGGAAGCTGAGGCAGAAGCCCAGCGCCAGCGTGAAGCCGAGGCGGCCATGCAGCGTCAGCTAGAGGGAGAAGCCCAGGCTGCTGCTAACGCACAGCAGGCGCAGCAAGCCGCGAATGGTTTTATTAATATTGTGCGTCGAGCGGTAGAGCAAGCATGGTTAATTCCAGCAGGTGCCAGTGACGCAATGAGTGCTACGATTCAAGTAAGGCTTGGCCCATCAGGAGAGGTACTTTTAACCACTATCGCCACATCCAGCGGTGATAGTGCCTTTGATCGGTCTGCCATGCAGGCTGTTGAACACGCTGCTCCTTTCAGCGAGCTGAGGGATTTGCCCGCAGAGCAGCAGCGTAACTTACGTCAATTTAATCTGCGATTTACCCCGGGGGATGTTCGCTGA
- the tolR gene encoding protein TolR produces MQGPFNRSGNKKPMAEINVVPFIDVMLVLLVIFMITAPMLTQGVQVDLPQVTSEPIESQDESDPIIISVDQDGGYFITLGEDSTAVSLEQMAERVTAILQRRPETPVMVRGDRNVAYGQIVVLMSTLQRSGVANVGLLSEPPQDG; encoded by the coding sequence ATGCAAGGCCCGTTTAATCGCAGCGGCAATAAAAAGCCGATGGCTGAAATCAACGTAGTCCCCTTTATTGACGTCATGCTGGTCTTGCTGGTGATCTTTATGATCACCGCACCCATGCTCACTCAAGGGGTGCAAGTCGATCTACCTCAAGTCACATCAGAGCCTATCGAAAGCCAAGACGAAAGCGATCCAATTATTATCTCTGTCGATCAGGATGGAGGCTATTTCATCACGCTTGGCGAAGACTCAACGGCTGTCTCTCTTGAGCAAATGGCAGAGCGAGTAACAGCGATATTACAGCGACGACCTGAAACGCCTGTCATGGTTCGCGGCGATCGCAACGTTGCTTACGGACAAATAGTCGTATTGATGAGCACACTGCAACGCTCGGGTGTCGCTAATGTCGGTCTATTATCTGAGCCGCCACAAGATGGTTAA
- the tolQ gene encoding protein TolQ, with protein MSIPHLIMSASTVVQLVMLLLVVGSILSWVVIFQRSIALRRAKQEYNQFEESFWSGVDLNELYREIPADDPRYGAEHIFQAGFREFNRLMPKTRNPDTILEGVQRSMRVAWSREEDRLTQHLVFLATVASASPYIGLFGTVWGIMGSFQSLSMTQQATLATVAPWIAEALIATAMGLFAAIPAVIFYNRLSNDAARLLGKYEDFAEEFHAILHRNLQGRESKSSAS; from the coding sequence ATGTCCATCCCCCACTTGATAATGAGTGCCAGTACGGTTGTTCAACTGGTGATGTTACTGCTGGTGGTGGGGTCAATCCTCTCATGGGTGGTTATTTTCCAACGCAGCATTGCCCTGCGCAGGGCAAAACAGGAATACAACCAATTTGAAGAATCCTTTTGGTCGGGTGTCGATTTAAACGAGTTATACCGAGAGATTCCTGCTGACGACCCACGTTATGGAGCAGAGCATATTTTCCAGGCAGGCTTTCGCGAATTTAATCGCTTAATGCCAAAAACACGCAACCCCGACACAATCTTAGAAGGTGTGCAGCGGAGTATGCGCGTCGCCTGGTCTCGGGAAGAAGATCGCCTAACGCAGCATCTTGTATTTCTCGCCACTGTGGCATCCGCGAGCCCTTACATTGGCTTGTTCGGAACAGTCTGGGGGATTATGGGGTCTTTCCAATCCCTTTCTATGACCCAGCAAGCTACATTGGCAACCGTTGCGCCTTGGATTGCTGAAGCGTTAATTGCAACGGCTATGGGCCTGTTTGCAGCTATTCCCGCGGTAATTTTCTATAACCGTCTATCGAATGATGCCGCTCGTTTGTTGGGCAAATATGAAGACTTTGCCGAGGAATTTCACGCTATCTTGCACCGTAATTTGCAAGGTCGTGAAAGTAAGTCCAGCGCTAGCTAA
- the ybgC gene encoding tol-pal system-associated acyl-CoA thioesterase, which translates to MPVRVYMEDTDAGGIVYYVNYLKFMERARSEWLRTLGLNQQTLLDDGTQLVVYRLACHYSKPARLDDSLIVSTNIENVGRCRMTFLQQVQRDEELLCAATVEIACLCAHKMRPKAWPKTLQALG; encoded by the coding sequence ATGCCGGTGCGCGTCTATATGGAAGATACTGACGCCGGTGGAATTGTCTACTACGTTAACTACTTGAAGTTTATGGAGCGCGCTCGCAGCGAATGGTTACGTACGCTAGGCCTTAATCAGCAAACTTTGCTAGACGATGGCACCCAGCTAGTGGTATATCGCTTGGCCTGTCACTACAGCAAGCCTGCACGCTTGGATGACTCACTTATTGTCAGTACAAATATTGAGAATGTTGGTCGATGCCGAATGACTTTTTTGCAGCAAGTGCAGCGAGATGAGGAACTCTTATGCGCTGCTACAGTCGAGATAGCCTGCTTATGCGCGCATAAGATGCGGCCAAAAGCATGGCCAAAAACATTGCAAGCGCTTGGTTGA
- the ruvB gene encoding Holliday junction branch migration DNA helicase RuvB, with protein MLEHDRLIAAEPEQGEGRIDHAIRPKHLKDYIGQPRVREQLEIFMGAAKLRQESLDHTLVFGPPGLGKTTLANIIATEMGVGLKSTSGPVLERAGDLAAMLTNLEPGDVLFIDEIHRLSPVVEEVLYPAMEDFQLDIMIGEGPAARSIKLDLPRFTLVGATTRAGLLTSPLRDRFGIVQRLEFYNLEELTEIVTRSACLLGVETSHEGAIEVAKRSRGTPRIANRLLRRVRDYAEIKGNGIVDVTLADAALNMLNVDHHGLDHMDRRLLLAMIDKFDGGPVGIDSISAAISEERGTIEDVIEPYLIQQGLMMRTPRGRVVTRQAWLHFNKTPHEHAIDPEGERRP; from the coding sequence ATGTTAGAACATGACCGATTAATCGCGGCTGAGCCCGAACAAGGGGAAGGGCGTATTGATCATGCTATTCGTCCCAAACATTTAAAGGATTATATTGGGCAACCGCGAGTACGCGAGCAGCTTGAAATTTTCATGGGAGCCGCAAAGCTACGTCAGGAAAGCCTAGATCATACCTTGGTATTTGGGCCCCCAGGGCTTGGTAAAACAACGCTTGCGAATATTATTGCTACCGAGATGGGGGTAGGGCTGAAGTCAACTTCTGGCCCAGTGCTTGAGCGTGCAGGTGACTTAGCAGCCATGCTGACCAACCTAGAGCCAGGTGATGTGCTGTTTATTGATGAAATTCACCGGCTGTCACCCGTGGTAGAAGAGGTGCTTTATCCGGCAATGGAAGATTTCCAACTGGATATTATGATCGGTGAAGGACCCGCTGCCCGCTCAATCAAACTAGATTTGCCTCGCTTTACCTTGGTAGGTGCGACAACGCGCGCAGGCTTACTAACCTCTCCATTACGTGACCGCTTTGGCATTGTGCAACGCCTGGAGTTTTATAACCTTGAAGAGCTGACTGAGATTGTCACTCGCTCAGCCTGCTTGCTAGGTGTTGAAACGAGCCATGAAGGTGCTATAGAGGTTGCCAAGCGCTCCCGAGGCACCCCGCGTATTGCCAATAGGCTGCTGCGCCGCGTACGTGACTATGCAGAAATAAAGGGCAATGGCATCGTTGATGTTACTCTCGCCGATGCGGCACTCAACATGCTAAATGTCGATCACCATGGGCTGGATCATATGGATCGGCGCCTTTTGTTGGCAATGATCGATAAGTTTGATGGCGGTCCTGTGGGAATTGACTCAATCTCAGCCGCTATTAGTGAAGAGCGCGGTACCATTGAAGACGTCATTGAACCTTACTTAATTCAGCAAGGATTAATGATGCGCACGCCAAGGGGGCGCGTAGTGACGCGACAAGCGTGGTTACACTTCAACAAAACGCCTCACGAACATGCTATTGATCCAGAAGGAGAGCGGCGCCCATGA
- the ruvA gene encoding Holliday junction branch migration protein RuvA: MIGRINGFLLEKHPPWIVVDVHGVGYELEASMNTLVALPAVGESVSMYTHLTIRDDAHLLYGFGREQERALFRALIKVNGVGPKLALAILSGMDEAAFMRCVRDDDSKALTKLPGVGKKTAERLIIEMRDRFPEWENAADAPLALEAANGEPAPRDSLADAEAALVSLGYKLTEASKMLADINPRQSTEAIIKAALTKRMTG, encoded by the coding sequence ATGATCGGTCGTATTAATGGTTTTTTGTTAGAAAAGCACCCCCCTTGGATTGTGGTTGATGTGCATGGTGTCGGTTACGAGCTTGAAGCCTCTATGAATACCCTAGTGGCACTTCCAGCCGTAGGAGAGAGCGTATCCATGTATACGCATCTTACCATTCGTGATGATGCCCATTTGCTTTACGGCTTTGGTCGCGAACAAGAGCGCGCACTGTTTCGTGCCCTCATCAAAGTCAACGGCGTAGGGCCAAAGCTAGCACTCGCCATCCTTTCCGGAATGGATGAAGCCGCCTTTATGCGCTGCGTCCGTGACGACGATAGTAAAGCACTGACGAAGCTTCCGGGCGTTGGTAAAAAAACCGCCGAGCGGTTAATTATTGAAATGCGTGACCGTTTCCCTGAATGGGAAAACGCGGCGGATGCGCCCCTCGCGTTAGAAGCGGCGAATGGAGAACCTGCTCCCCGTGACTCATTAGCAGATGCGGAAGCTGCCTTGGTGAGCTTGGGCTATAAGCTTACTGAAGCCTCAAAAATGCTGGCTGACATTAATCCCAGGCAGTCAACAGAGGCGATTATTAAAGCCGCGCTGACAAAACGCATGACGGGGTAA
- the ruvC gene encoding crossover junction endodeoxyribonuclease RuvC, which produces MDEKQPAPAIRILGIDPGSRITGYGVIDLIGVKPHYVASGCIRTTDGPLEQRLAQIYAGLSEVVGLHRPDAVAVERVFMAKNPDSALKLGQARGTALVCIANHGLNIAEYAARQIKQAVTGQGGAEKSQVQHMVTAILQLSSTPQADAADALAIALTHAYAGHGLLAAPSKGSRRRSTGRWRL; this is translated from the coding sequence ATGGATGAAAAACAGCCCGCTCCCGCGATTAGGATTTTGGGTATCGACCCAGGTTCGCGTATCACGGGCTATGGGGTCATCGATTTAATCGGTGTTAAGCCTCATTATGTCGCCAGTGGCTGCATTAGAACGACCGATGGCCCTTTAGAGCAGCGTTTGGCGCAAATTTATGCAGGTTTAAGCGAAGTAGTAGGGCTGCATCGGCCCGATGCCGTCGCCGTAGAGCGAGTCTTTATGGCTAAAAATCCCGATTCAGCACTGAAGCTTGGACAAGCACGGGGCACAGCTCTCGTCTGCATCGCGAATCACGGTCTGAACATTGCAGAATACGCAGCAAGGCAGATCAAACAAGCCGTTACTGGCCAGGGAGGCGCGGAGAAAAGCCAGGTGCAGCATATGGTCACCGCTATTCTACAGCTCTCTTCAACACCGCAGGCTGACGCCGCGGATGCGCTAGCTATCGCGCTTACCCATGCGTATGCAGGACATGGCTTACTTGCTGCCCCCTCTAAGGGCAGTCGTCGGCGCAGCACAGGGCGGTGGCGGCTTTAG
- the aspS gene encoding aspartate--tRNA ligase, which translates to MRSHYCGQLNETLVEQTVTVCGWVHRRRDHGGVIFLDMRDRDGIAQFVVDPDTAEAFANADRARSEYVLRITGRVRLRPEGTQNPNMPTGMIEVLAKEVEVLNTAATPPFQLDEHNKVGEEVRLKHRYIDLRRPDMIEKLRLRSRISHNVRAYLENQGFLDIETPVLTRATPEGARDYLVPSRTHAGSFFALPQSPQLFKQLLMVAGFDRYYQIAKCFRDEDLRADRQPEFTQIDIEASFVEEDDIMGITEAMIRQLFQEVLSVELPEFPRMTWQEAMDRFGSDKPDLRIPLELTDVDDLMQQVDFKVFSGPASAEDGRVAALKVPGGAKLSRKEIDEYTKFVGIYGAKGLAWIKVNECAKGLEGLQSPIVKFMENVVEELLDRVGAEDGDIIFFGADKTRIVNEAIGALRVKLGADLELYTQAWAPLWVVDFPMFEADDNGRLSPLHHPFTAPSCSPEALKADPAKALSRAYDMVLNGTELGGGSIRIHDQTMQSTVFEILGIGQEEAQEKFGFLLDALQYGAPPHGGLAFGLDRLVMLMAGAKTIREVIAFPKTQSAGCLLTDAPGEVSADQLKDLNIRLRQKAKAETASE; encoded by the coding sequence ATGCGCAGCCATTATTGCGGCCAGCTTAACGAAACTTTGGTGGAACAAACGGTCACTGTCTGCGGTTGGGTACATCGCCGCCGTGATCATGGTGGGGTCATCTTTCTGGATATGCGCGATCGCGATGGCATCGCTCAGTTCGTTGTCGACCCAGATACCGCCGAGGCATTTGCTAATGCTGACCGTGCTCGCAGTGAGTACGTACTTCGTATTACTGGCCGTGTCCGGCTGCGCCCTGAAGGAACGCAAAATCCTAACATGCCAACGGGCATGATTGAGGTATTAGCTAAAGAGGTGGAGGTGCTCAACACAGCCGCCACACCACCTTTTCAGCTGGATGAGCACAACAAAGTAGGCGAGGAAGTTCGCTTAAAGCATCGCTATATCGACCTTCGACGCCCGGATATGATTGAGAAGCTACGCTTGCGTTCGCGTATTTCTCACAACGTCCGCGCTTACTTGGAAAACCAAGGCTTCCTGGATATCGAGACGCCGGTATTGACTCGCGCAACGCCGGAAGGTGCCCGCGACTACCTCGTTCCTAGCCGGACACATGCAGGCAGCTTCTTTGCACTACCGCAGTCGCCACAGTTGTTTAAGCAGCTGTTAATGGTGGCCGGTTTTGATCGCTACTACCAGATCGCTAAATGCTTCCGTGATGAAGATCTGCGGGCTGATCGCCAGCCTGAATTCACGCAAATCGATATCGAAGCCTCTTTTGTGGAAGAAGACGACATCATGGGCATTACCGAAGCCATGATTCGTCAACTCTTCCAGGAAGTGCTGAGCGTTGAGCTGCCTGAGTTCCCACGCATGACCTGGCAGGAAGCAATGGATCGCTTTGGCTCTGATAAGCCTGATCTGCGCATTCCGTTAGAATTGACCGATGTTGATGACTTGATGCAGCAGGTTGATTTTAAGGTCTTCTCAGGCCCTGCAAGTGCAGAAGACGGCCGCGTAGCGGCATTGAAAGTGCCGGGTGGTGCCAAATTGTCTCGTAAAGAGATCGACGAATATACTAAGTTCGTTGGTATTTACGGTGCGAAAGGGCTGGCATGGATTAAAGTCAATGAGTGTGCCAAAGGGCTTGAAGGTCTTCAATCACCCATTGTTAAGTTCATGGAGAATGTGGTTGAAGAGCTGCTTGATCGCGTAGGCGCTGAAGATGGCGACATCATTTTCTTTGGTGCGGATAAAACGCGCATCGTCAATGAAGCAATTGGTGCATTACGCGTCAAGTTAGGTGCCGACCTTGAGCTTTACACCCAGGCGTGGGCGCCGCTATGGGTTGTCGATTTCCCGATGTTTGAAGCAGACGACAACGGTCGCCTCAGCCCGTTACATCACCCGTTTACCGCACCTTCTTGCTCGCCAGAAGCGCTTAAAGCTGACCCAGCAAAGGCCTTGTCGCGTGCTTACGATATGGTGCTTAACGGAACCGAGCTCGGTGGTGGTTCCATTCGTATTCACGACCAAACCATGCAAAGCACTGTGTTTGAAATCTTGGGCATTGGCCAAGAGGAAGCGCAAGAAAAATTTGGCTTCCTGCTGGATGCGTTGCAATACGGCGCGCCTCCCCATGGCGGCCTAGCGTTCGGTTTAGATCGTTTAGTGATGCTGATGGCTGGAGCTAAGACAATTCGTGAAGTGATTGCCTTCCCGAAAACCCAAAGTGCCGGCTGTTTACTGACTGATGCACCAGGTGAAGTCAGTGCAGATCAGTTGAAAGACTTAAACATCCGTCTGCGCCAAAAAGCGAAAGCAGAGACCGCCAGCGAATAA
- a CDS encoding zinc ribbon domain-containing protein, protein MPIYEYECKACGHRMEKLQKISADPLKDCPACQRASLERLVSAAGFRLAGGGWYETDFKTGSKKNLAAEGQSTSSTGTTSDTSSASTKKGAAA, encoded by the coding sequence ATGCCCATCTATGAGTACGAGTGCAAGGCCTGCGGTCATCGCATGGAAAAATTGCAGAAAATCAGCGCGGATCCGCTGAAGGATTGCCCCGCGTGCCAGCGAGCCAGTCTGGAACGCTTGGTCTCGGCGGCTGGTTTCCGCCTTGCTGGCGGCGGTTGGTATGAAACCGATTTTAAAACAGGAAGTAAGAAAAACTTGGCAGCAGAAGGCCAATCTACTTCTAGCACTGGTACCACAAGCGATACCAGTAGCGCATCAACGAAAAAGGGCGCCGCGGCTTAG